In Glycine max cultivar Williams 82 chromosome 4, Glycine_max_v4.0, whole genome shotgun sequence, the genomic stretch TGTACTTTATTTAAACatcaaaaaagatataaaaaatgtccgtttaattttttaaggtgTTTTTTAAATTCGTGTATATAGAAAagatataaataattgaatataatGTAAAAGGtgctgttaattttttaatgtttgaatCGTGAAATTGCCTTAACATTTAAATAATGAAGAAGTCTTAGAGGAAGATGTACGAGATTGAACTAACTATACACTCTGTCTGCCGCCTGGAATGGAATCTAGGACACGCCCAAGGTTTCTACTGCATAAGTTAAAaatgattgaataaaaaaaccaaactcGGATTGTTTTATAATTGGCTGAAAAGTGCAATATGTTGTTTTTACTTGATGTGCGGAAACATGGAAGTGAGTTGAACATAGATTCGATCTGCTTGacttttttttccccttctgCCGCTTATATTTACGCTATATATGCACATCACCGGCGAACAATTtgtaaataatactaataaacaACATATATTAACTGATCATTTGTTGTTGGTATGTTAGCAAAATTTCTTGCACGGaatcacaataaaaaaatagttatattgaATTGACGACTTTgtgccaaataaaaaaaaaatacctaggACATTATAAAGAACAACAAAATAAGACATATTTAAATCTCAGGATAACTTTTTATCCTAAGTTGTTTGATCAACATTGAACAAcacaagtaaaataattttactataaCATTTTAGTTACATCTAtgcatgaattatttttttgttaaagacTGGACAAATTGACTTCTCTGTTGTCCTTTTTTGAGTTATCCCGATATTGTCCacttaatttgtattaatatttaattttatacttcaatttaaaattgtgtgattttcAAGGAACAACAGGGGGATAACAGAGAAATCAGGTCCAAGATTAGGATAACCTATTAGTCTAATAGGCATCGACCCTAGTTTTTTGCATAGTGAAACTCTAGCTCAAAAAAGGCTACGCTTTTGATGCAAGCATGGTATAACATCAATCCACCTAAGTAATTTACACTTAATCCATTGAACATACTTTCTTTTTTGGTTCAATTGGATGCTGTCTTGACTAGTAAAAAACCGACTGAATTGTTTGCTCTAATTTCCCCCGACCGAGTAAATGATGGACACCTCCATCCTGAAAAAAAGTCATGCACAATATACATATAGCAAGCTTATCACAAGAAGTAACTTTGTAACAGTAACAAAAACAAGATAGAAACTTACCAAATGCACAGAAAGTTGTTTCTCAAGGTGGGCATCCATAGAGTTACCCATAACTGAAATTAGATTATTATCTTCAGCAAGGTCTCTTAGCCTGTTGAGTTCTGGTAGGATAACCTTGCCAAGATCAGGTCTGTCTCTGCGCCTTAATTCGGCACACTGCAGTCCCATCTTAGCAAGCTTCAAGGCATCCTCCACTGGCCAATCAAGCACTGATGGATCCAACATCTCAGTAAAAATTCCATTCTCTATGGCCCTTTCAACATGATGGGTCAAACCCATTGGtgattttgctgtcaaaatttgcaaaaaaatgATCCCAAGGGAGTATATGTCTGACTTCACCCCTAACATACCTGTCTGCTGATACTCAGGATCTATGTAGCAGAAGGTTCCTGCTGTGGATGTCATGTGATATTGCGTGACACTGTCCGCCACAGACGGTGGAACTAGCCTGGCCAAACCTACGTCACTGATTTTGGCCACATAGTTTCTGTCTAGCAAGATGTTGGCTGGTTTCAAGTCTCTGTGCACCAGAGGTTCTGGTTTTGTCTGGTGCAGGAACAGCAAGCCTGTGCCTATTTCAGCTGCTATTTTGAACCTTAGCTGCCAAGGAAGTGGGGGAGTGCTGCCTTTTCGAAAGAGGCAATCATCCAAGCTTCCATTTGCCATGTACTCATACACTAGACACCCGTATTCTGGACACGCACCTAGGAGGAGAACCATGTTTGGATGCCGTATGCAGCTCAACACCTCAACCTGTAATGTGCATTACATTCAACCAATTCAACCAAACATGGCATACAAATGTTTTAGCCCTTTCTGGCTAGTATGACTTGATCATCACTTGAATGTTTGGTCTAAGAATTCattttgtgttttcatttttttgattGATAATgataagatttaaatatatttttagtcctatttttttttattttctaataatctctcaaattttcaaaaatttacttttatttcatttatttctttgtgCTAATAATGtcacaatttataaaaaaaattacatcagaaatttttttaatttaatttctttaaaaataagttgtaacaatttaaatttgttagaatatataaaaaatcatcataacttaatattcatgtttttatttttcttctttaaaactGCTATAATATGTAAAAAGAATGACCACTAATCTATGAGTCAAATATTTTGACCATTTAAAATcgcaaaattttttttttaaaaaaattaaattaaaaatatttattttgatggttaaaaataattacaaattgtGAAACCATAAACATAATGAACAAAGAGGGATTATaagtaatttttcaaaaatttgagggattaataaaataattttgtttttaaaggaaaaaaataattatctaaatttgaaagactaaaaatatatttaattttaattataaaatataaaatttaattagaatatattaaaagtgaaaaagttACAATGTTATCTAATTACACATGGTTATGGATGACaagttttatttacttttataagaATTGTCTTAAAAGTCAAGTAGAGTCAGGTAGAGGATGATTTTTGATTGATTgttagtgtattttattttacaccATAGTGCATTTCAATTAaactcattaaatatatttttgatacaAATCTTTAAAAACGAAAAACAAAGTGATGCGTCACAAAACCTCTTATGAAACCAAAATTTCCAATCATTGAGTTGAATCTGTGTTGTTTAAATGTAGTGTTTTGTTTCTCTGCTTACCTCTCGTTGAAACTGTGATCTTCCTTGTTGTGCATCAGGGCGTAGAACCTTGACTGCAACAGGTGTGTGATCCAAAAGGCACTTAAAAACTGGACCATATCCCCCTTCTCCAATTTTCAGGGATTCTGCAAAAAAATCTGTTGCAGCTTCAATCTCCTCGATTGTGTACCTTCTATACCTCACATCTACATTTACCAAAGCatcaagcaatttttttttctcttctgatTCTCTAAGTGCTTTCATTTCTGCATTGAGTCTCTTCTGTGCTTCCAGTTCTGCAATCCTCTTTTGTGCTTCAGCAGCCTCAATGGCTGCTTTAGACTTTGCTCTCTCCTTTTCGGCAATCGCCAATGCTGTTTCCTCAGCAAGCCTTGCCTCTTCCAATCTCCTCTCTTCTTCTAGTTTCCACTTCTGAAGTTCCACTGCCTGTCATGCATGCATACCATGTCTCACATATTATTGAACTTTTCTAGAGATAAACATAAGAATTCAATTAAAATGTACTCACAatgtaaagattttttatatGGTTATCCATTTATAAATTGCCATGTATGTAAGAGTGTTGACttcaacaataattattttaaaagtcatatatgAAGTGATTTGTAATTGTTAACATTGTAAAAATCTTTATACTACCCgtgcatgaaaattaaactctaatcACAAACCAGATATATATTAGTTCATACCTTCTGTTGTGCTGTGACTGCTTCTTTACAGGCTGTGTTATACAGTTCCATGGTTTGCTTCAGTTCCAACTTCAATCTCCTCATTTCAGCCTCCATGTCATCCTAAGATTGCATCAACttcaagaatttaaaaaataaaattctagaaaatcttcattttttttttgacaaaatgtGACTAAATTATGGAATTCGAACTACTAACACATGCACAGGCAGTGCAAAAAGTACAAATGAAGGATATGCTTGGTATGAGTATAAACATTAGCTGTTTTtataaatagtaacaaattacaaatatgtaaccttatttttactttgtttccattttcaaatatttgtacaataaaaacaaaaatcttgtCTTCACTATAAAACAAAGTGAAAACAAgatgagattttttatttacttgtgaaaacaaaatatattttctccAACCAAACAGATCCATAGGTACTGTCAACTTTCCTTACCACGGCTTGTGATGTAGAAGATGAATGCTGGTCACTCTCAAATGAGAGGGATGGGAATTCAGGAGGAGTGCCAGTTTCCGTAGACTTCCTTCCATCATGCATTGACTCTAAGCTGAAGCTTCCATCTATGTCTGAGCCCAATGATAGTCGATGGTTGGAAAATCCTGAATCTGAGTTCAACGAAGGGAACAAGTTTTCTATGCTTTTTCTTCCGGTACTTACAAAGGATATGTCCTTATCTGGCTTGGGAGTGTCCCCATATTGTCTTCCATTGTAACCTTTCCAAGTGAATGGTGACCTGTTTCCAGTAGCATTTAGTTTTCAAATGTTAAAACAAATTTAGCCATGCAAAGAACTAGTTGGTGCTCATAAGACATTTGCTAAGTAGTATGTAATGTCACTGACCTGAATGGTTCTGATTCATCCAGTGATCTACGCGGTGCTGCAGCATCAAAGGAATGTCTTTCTTGttctaataaaaatcacatttctTAGTAAGCAGCATATTGATAATATGAATATACATATAGATGTGTGGTTCTTTAAGGGACGAACCTAACCTTTTATGCTTTGAGTCAATGGCACATTTGGGTCTGAATGGTCTGTCCTGACACTTGCTTGACTGAGCAGGTTAGGGACAATGGCCGGCGCAGGTCGAGA encodes the following:
- the LOC100803461 gene encoding U-box domain-containing protein 52, with amino-acid sequence MWLSKHHSEKKDGVNGLVAVAIDKEKGGQNALKWAVDNLLTRSSTVILIHVKLLAPTLSPSPSLFTPRISALLGDDTSLVSKEPEGNNKNVFLPYRVFCTRKDIQCKDVLLEDSDISKALIEYASQAGIEHLVLGSSTKTSLLKRFKVSDIPGAVSKGAPDFCTVYVIAKGKIQTVRSASRPAPAIVPNLLSQASVRTDHSDPNVPLTQSIKEQERHSFDAAAPRRSLDESEPFRSPFTWKGYNGRQYGDTPKPDKDISFVSTGRKSIENLFPSLNSDSGFSNHRLSLGSDIDGSFSLESMHDGRKSTETGTPPEFPSLSFESDQHSSSTSQAVDDMEAEMRRLKLELKQTMELYNTACKEAVTAQQKAVELQKWKLEEERRLEEARLAEETALAIAEKERAKSKAAIEAAEAQKRIAELEAQKRLNAEMKALRESEEKKKLLDALVNVDVRYRRYTIEEIEAATDFFAESLKIGEGGYGPVFKCLLDHTPVAVKVLRPDAQQGRSQFQREVEVLSCIRHPNMVLLLGACPEYGCLVYEYMANGSLDDCLFRKGSTPPLPWQLRFKIAAEIGTGLLFLHQTKPEPLVHRDLKPANILLDRNYVAKISDVGLARLVPPSVADSVTQYHMTSTAGTFCYIDPEYQQTGMLGVKSDIYSLGIIFLQILTAKSPMGLTHHVERAIENGIFTEMLDPSVLDWPVEDALKLAKMGLQCAELRRRDRPDLGKVILPELNRLRDLAEDNNLISVMGNSMDAHLEKQLSVHLDGGVHHLLGRGKLEQTIQSVFY